Proteins encoded in a region of the Polyangiaceae bacterium genome:
- a CDS encoding serine/threonine-protein kinase, with product MNHADIARLEADDRLEDAAKLALSRGLAERASELFERACAFGDAARAALVAGDSPRAFELAALAKDSAVESDARRLLARDAAVAQRVAAKVEARGLFASAARLHLELAAPAEAARCFENAAELLNAADAYGAAGDPRNAARCLEALLRTVPDHAGARLALGTLLVSHGRHRNGVKELQQIAPSAPEYARALEQLITAYDALGLSEAREQARARLATLDPNARAAPAPVAVTDVETVLFGRYSVEREVARTPTARVLEGRDRISGQRVALKLFSVSTLSESGRDALARFEREARILSSFSHPSILEVCAYLRDGPAVVLPWMAGGSLADLLGKGPIAPARAAEITIAVLAALGEAHRRGVLHRDVKPANVLFDEAGGAKLADFGTAHVSDAAATVTAGVIGTLGYMAPEQRSGEPANVRSDLYAAGALLCHALTGAPPDAGLPFLSTELGDAHREVLAGLTGVEAERPEDALEAIALVRSATWPTTVPAPRPDVASRGPKAATLDQRLEPVGDGRHRDRVLGRMLRVLSATPGVLERALGFARADDPCLASVLAHHADEHVLWIEDLDAAPIDAALSDDDRAELLRALESLHRAGTAHGAVDRGHVRRAGEQLWLRFPLAPLHHDPARDLDDLSRL from the coding sequence GTGAACCACGCGGACATCGCTCGTCTGGAAGCCGACGACCGGCTCGAGGACGCGGCGAAACTCGCGCTCAGCCGTGGGTTGGCGGAACGCGCGAGCGAGCTCTTCGAGCGCGCGTGTGCTTTTGGAGACGCAGCGCGCGCGGCACTCGTCGCCGGCGACTCACCACGCGCCTTCGAGCTGGCCGCCCTCGCCAAGGACTCGGCGGTGGAGAGTGACGCCAGGCGACTGCTCGCACGCGACGCCGCGGTCGCGCAACGCGTCGCGGCCAAAGTGGAAGCGCGCGGACTCTTCGCCAGCGCCGCGCGGCTACATCTGGAGCTCGCCGCCCCCGCCGAGGCCGCGCGCTGTTTCGAGAACGCCGCGGAGCTCTTGAACGCCGCCGACGCGTATGGCGCCGCTGGCGATCCCCGCAACGCGGCTCGTTGTCTGGAGGCACTGCTGCGCACCGTGCCTGATCACGCCGGCGCCCGGCTGGCCCTCGGCACGCTGTTGGTGAGCCACGGCCGTCACCGCAATGGGGTCAAAGAGCTTCAGCAGATCGCGCCCAGCGCGCCGGAATATGCTCGGGCTCTGGAACAACTCATCACGGCCTACGATGCGCTGGGGCTCAGCGAGGCGCGCGAGCAAGCTCGAGCCAGGCTCGCCACTCTGGACCCAAACGCACGAGCAGCCCCCGCTCCGGTCGCCGTCACCGACGTAGAGACTGTGCTCTTTGGCCGCTATTCGGTCGAGCGCGAGGTCGCACGCACGCCGACCGCGCGGGTCTTGGAAGGACGCGACCGCATCAGCGGACAGCGGGTCGCCCTGAAGCTGTTCTCCGTGTCGACCCTGAGCGAAAGCGGGAGAGATGCCCTGGCCCGTTTCGAGCGCGAGGCGCGCATCCTGTCGAGTTTCTCGCATCCGAGCATCCTCGAAGTCTGCGCCTACCTGCGCGACGGCCCCGCGGTGGTGTTGCCTTGGATGGCTGGTGGCTCCTTGGCGGACTTGCTGGGCAAAGGCCCCATTGCCCCAGCACGCGCAGCAGAGATCACCATCGCCGTTCTGGCCGCACTGGGAGAAGCTCACCGACGCGGAGTCCTGCACCGAGACGTGAAGCCCGCCAACGTGCTCTTCGACGAAGCGGGCGGCGCCAAGCTCGCCGACTTCGGCACGGCCCACGTGAGCGATGCCGCTGCCACGGTCACCGCGGGGGTGATTGGCACCCTGGGCTACATGGCGCCCGAGCAACGCAGCGGTGAGCCCGCCAACGTCAGAAGCGATCTGTACGCAGCCGGTGCGCTCCTCTGCCACGCACTGACGGGCGCACCGCCCGACGCGGGCCTGCCCTTCTTGTCCACGGAACTCGGCGACGCCCATCGCGAAGTGTTGGCGGGATTGACCGGCGTCGAGGCCGAACGCCCCGAAGATGCCCTCGAAGCCATTGCCCTGGTTCGCTCCGCAACGTGGCCGACGACGGTCCCTGCGCCTCGCCCCGACGTTGCGTCGCGTGGACCGAAGGCGGCCACGTTGGATCAACGTCTCGAGCCCGTGGGCGACGGACGTCACCGCGATCGCGTTTTGGGTCGGATGCTGCGAGTCCTCAGCGCCACACCCGGTGTGCTCGAGCGAGCGTTGGGCTTCGCGCGAGCTGACGATCCTTGTCTGGCCTCGGTGCTGGCGCATCACGCCGACGAGCACGTGCTTTGGATCGAGGACTTGGACGCTGCGCCCATCGACGCTGCGCTGAGCGACGACGACCGAGCGGAACTGCTTCGCGCGCTAGAGAGCCTGCACCGCGCGGGAACGGCACACGGCGCCGTGGATCGTGGACACGTTCGACGCGCGGGCGAGCAGCTGTGGCTTCGATTCCCTTTGGCGCCACTGCACCACGACCCCGCACGCGATCTGGACGATCTTTCTCGGCTCTGA
- a CDS encoding sodium-dependent transporter has product MSEDPVENQPSRGQWSSRLGFVLAAAGSAVGLGNVWKFPYIAGENGGGLFVLLYLGCVVVIGLPVMIAEVVLGRRAQCSPAGAFGRIAGEQTAWRLVGWMGVIAGFVILSYYSVVAGWTLNYMFMAVNRFFVGKSPDEIGAAFGILYAAGDINVFWHFVFMLTTLGIVIGGVQRGIEAWSRVLMPALLAMLLLLLVDAAFQPGFGRALSFLFAPHADKLSPAGVLEALGHSFFTLSLGMGAMLTYGSYLSRDRDLVASSALVSALDTVVALMACVVLFPILFSFGMEPSAGPGLVFKSMPVALAQLRGGMLLTLVFFALLFFAALTSAISLLEVVASTVIDQLGWSRRRAVLSSGAAIFVFGLPSALSGSGAVFGKWSALFGKNFFDSMDYLASNWLLPLGGLFIALFVGWVMPADVRKDEFQSGSKFGSLYGAWLFTLRYVVPLAVLAVWLFSVEILPKSWLTGGK; this is encoded by the coding sequence ATGAGCGAAGATCCCGTGGAAAACCAGCCATCTCGCGGCCAATGGAGCAGTCGTTTGGGCTTCGTGCTCGCCGCAGCGGGCTCCGCCGTCGGCCTGGGCAACGTTTGGAAGTTCCCCTACATCGCCGGCGAGAATGGCGGGGGCCTGTTCGTCCTGCTGTACCTCGGCTGCGTGGTCGTGATCGGTCTGCCCGTCATGATCGCAGAAGTCGTGCTCGGTCGTCGAGCCCAGTGCTCGCCCGCGGGCGCCTTCGGCCGCATCGCGGGTGAGCAGACCGCGTGGCGCCTCGTGGGTTGGATGGGCGTCATCGCCGGGTTCGTCATCCTTTCCTACTACAGCGTGGTCGCCGGCTGGACGCTCAACTACATGTTCATGGCCGTCAATCGCTTCTTCGTCGGCAAGAGCCCCGACGAAATCGGCGCGGCCTTCGGCATCCTGTACGCAGCGGGCGACATCAACGTCTTCTGGCACTTCGTCTTCATGCTCACGACCCTGGGCATCGTGATCGGCGGCGTACAGCGAGGCATCGAAGCGTGGTCACGCGTGTTGATGCCCGCCTTGCTGGCCATGCTGCTGCTGCTCCTGGTGGACGCGGCCTTTCAGCCGGGGTTCGGCCGAGCATTGTCGTTCCTCTTTGCACCTCATGCAGACAAGCTCAGCCCCGCTGGCGTGCTGGAGGCCCTCGGCCATTCGTTCTTCACGCTGAGCTTGGGCATGGGCGCGATGCTCACCTACGGATCGTACCTGTCCCGAGACCGCGATCTGGTAGCGTCTTCGGCCCTGGTCAGCGCCCTGGACACCGTGGTGGCGTTGATGGCGTGCGTGGTGCTGTTTCCCATTCTCTTCAGCTTCGGCATGGAGCCCAGCGCGGGACCGGGACTCGTGTTCAAGAGCATGCCCGTGGCCTTGGCGCAGCTGCGCGGGGGCATGCTGCTGACCTTGGTGTTCTTTGCGCTGCTGTTCTTCGCCGCGCTCACCAGCGCGATCTCTTTGCTCGAGGTGGTGGCCAGCACGGTGATCGACCAACTCGGTTGGTCTCGTCGCCGTGCCGTGCTCAGCTCCGGAGCCGCCATCTTCGTCTTCGGTTTGCCCTCGGCCCTGAGCGGCTCAGGCGCGGTGTTCGGGAAGTGGTCGGCGCTGTTCGGCAAGAACTTTTTCGACTCGATGGACTACCTGGCGTCCAATTGGCTACTTCCCTTGGGTGGCCTTTTCATCGCGCTCTTCGTGGGCTGGGTCATGCCGGCGGACGTGCGCAAGGACGAGTTCCAGAGCGGCTCGAAGTTTGGAAGCCTGTATGGTGCCTGGCTCTTCACGCTGCGCTACGTCGTGCCCCTCGCCGTCCTGGCGGTGTGGCTCTTCTCAGTCGAGATTCTGCCCAAGAGCTGGCTGACGGGAGGCAAATAG
- a CDS encoding putative metal-binding motif-containing protein, translating into MRSSMRVTRGLVALGLLALVAQSCGGDDARTFDNTGGTASGGGGTGGGSSGASGSGSGGVSGNAGSAGSDASAGSGGGDAGKPCSGNVDCNDQNPCNGEETCAGSVCQPGTNLKDGTSCGGGADAGPDAGPGSVCVAGECLASCKDDADCDDADACTGTESCNPTTKTCQSGTPLDCDDQNACTEDKCDSIKGCYNPLIDKDKDGHADKALGACGDDCNDNDKTIYKGAQELCDQKDNDCDGKVDGNEPTWYEDCDGDDFAPAGAQAVKNCVKPANGPTKCSNGGWTSKAPGVGTTDCFDTNKNVHPMTAAENNSAWSTTAIPGATTLVDFDYNCDKVEEKRYPDQNKSKSASCGMQCSGTGPLTYCYCAGVSGYTGKAAECGVTGEYTYCSGLFTTCTRKVDPAKRQECR; encoded by the coding sequence ATGAGGTCGTCTATGCGTGTCACTCGCGGTCTGGTTGCACTCGGTTTGCTCGCTCTGGTTGCCCAGAGCTGTGGTGGTGACGACGCGCGCACCTTCGACAATACGGGCGGCACGGCGAGCGGCGGTGGCGGCACAGGGGGCGGTAGCTCCGGCGCATCGGGGAGCGGCAGCGGTGGCGTCAGCGGGAATGCCGGCAGTGCCGGGAGCGACGCGAGCGCAGGCAGCGGCGGCGGAGACGCGGGGAAGCCGTGTTCGGGAAACGTCGACTGCAACGACCAGAACCCGTGCAACGGCGAGGAAACCTGCGCTGGCAGCGTGTGCCAGCCGGGGACGAACCTGAAAGACGGCACGTCTTGCGGTGGCGGGGCGGATGCGGGTCCCGACGCGGGTCCCGGCTCCGTGTGCGTGGCGGGGGAATGTCTGGCGTCCTGCAAGGACGATGCGGATTGCGATGATGCAGATGCGTGCACCGGAACGGAGAGCTGCAATCCAACGACCAAGACTTGCCAAAGCGGCACGCCCCTCGACTGCGACGATCAGAACGCTTGTACCGAGGACAAGTGTGATTCCATCAAGGGTTGTTACAACCCGCTGATCGACAAGGACAAGGACGGTCACGCGGACAAGGCGCTCGGCGCTTGCGGTGACGACTGCAACGACAACGACAAGACCATCTACAAGGGCGCGCAGGAGCTGTGTGACCAGAAGGACAACGACTGCGACGGCAAGGTCGATGGCAACGAGCCCACTTGGTACGAGGACTGCGACGGAGACGACTTCGCTCCAGCCGGCGCTCAGGCCGTGAAGAACTGCGTAAAGCCGGCGAATGGGCCGACCAAGTGCAGCAATGGTGGCTGGACCAGCAAGGCGCCTGGGGTGGGGACCACGGACTGCTTCGACACGAACAAGAACGTGCACCCGATGACGGCCGCGGAGAACAACTCGGCTTGGAGCACCACTGCCATTCCAGGTGCCACCACGCTGGTGGATTTCGACTACAACTGCGACAAGGTCGAAGAGAAGCGATATCCAGACCAGAACAAGTCGAAGTCCGCGAGCTGCGGGATGCAGTGCAGTGGAACCGGTCCGCTCACCTACTGTTACTGCGCAGGCGTCAGCGGCTACACGGGGAAAGCCGCGGAGTGCGGCGTAACCGGGGAATACACCTATTGCTCGGGGCTCTTCACGACTTGCACTCGCAAGGTCGATCCCGCAAAGCGACAGGAGTGTCGCTGA
- a CDS encoding putative metal-binding motif-containing protein → MRLTPSLIALGFLGLVAQSCGSDDARTFASTGGSSGTSGGAGLGGGGGSDASAGTGGGDAGKSCSGNVDCVDENPCNGVESCVGSVCQPGTNLKDGTACGVEPDAGADAGLGSVCVAGACLASCKDDADCDDADACTGVESCNPSTKTCQSGTPPDCDDGSPCTENKCDPGTGCYNPLIDGDEDGHADEALGACGDDCNDEDKTIYKGAQELCDQKDNDCDGKIDGNEPTWYEDCDGDGFAPGSAQAVKTCTKPTAGPTACPNGGWTSTAPASGTTDCFDANKDVHPMTAEENNSAWHTTAIPGATTQVDFDYNCDGNEEKRFDKGFVSKLASCGIQCGGSGLCYCSGSAGYTAAAAACESSGEYTYCDIISCQRKVITKKQECR, encoded by the coding sequence ATGCGCCTTACCCCTAGCTTGATCGCACTCGGTTTCCTTGGGCTCGTCGCTCAGAGCTGCGGCAGCGACGACGCTCGCACCTTCGCCAGCACCGGTGGAAGTTCGGGGACGTCCGGCGGCGCCGGGCTCGGCGGCGGTGGTGGCAGCGATGCGAGCGCGGGGACCGGGGGTGGCGATGCCGGCAAGTCCTGCTCCGGCAACGTGGACTGCGTCGACGAGAACCCGTGCAACGGCGTGGAGAGCTGCGTGGGCAGCGTATGTCAGCCGGGAACCAACCTGAAAGATGGCACTGCGTGCGGTGTCGAGCCGGATGCTGGTGCGGACGCAGGCCTTGGATCCGTGTGTGTGGCGGGCGCGTGTCTGGCGTCGTGCAAGGACGATGCGGACTGTGACGATGCCGACGCCTGCACGGGCGTGGAGAGCTGCAACCCAAGCACCAAGACGTGTCAGAGCGGCACGCCGCCGGACTGCGATGATGGCAGCCCTTGCACCGAGAACAAGTGCGATCCGGGCACGGGTTGCTACAACCCGCTCATCGACGGCGACGAGGACGGGCACGCAGACGAGGCGTTGGGTGCATGCGGTGACGACTGCAACGACGAGGACAAGACCATCTACAAGGGCGCTCAGGAGCTCTGCGACCAGAAGGACAACGACTGCGACGGCAAGATCGACGGCAACGAACCCACCTGGTACGAGGACTGCGACGGGGACGGTTTTGCACCCGGCTCGGCTCAGGCCGTGAAGACCTGCACCAAGCCGACGGCCGGACCGACCGCTTGCCCGAACGGCGGCTGGACGAGCACGGCTCCAGCTTCGGGCACCACGGACTGCTTCGACGCGAACAAAGACGTGCACCCGATGACGGCCGAAGAGAACAACTCGGCCTGGCACACGACTGCCATCCCCGGCGCCACCACCCAGGTGGACTTCGACTACAACTGCGACGGGAATGAAGAGAAGCGCTTCGACAAGGGCTTTGTGTCGAAACTGGCCAGCTGCGGCATCCAGTGTGGCGGCTCTGGGCTCTGCTACTGCAGCGGCTCCGCTGGCTACACCGCAGCGGCCGCGGCCTGCGAGAGTTCAGGCGAGTACACCTACTGCGACATCATCAGCTGTCAGCGCAAGGTCATCACCAAGAAGCAAGAGTGCCGCTGA
- a CDS encoding PDZ domain-containing protein yields the protein MKLLSVLALALGIAASAACASSGPAPMTPASRVEPTAHVPRARDRLWRQDVVTTVDRGLGQFLQHVEVEPSLQSGRFVGFRITALQPAEYWTGVDLGIGDVVTRVNGHSIERDSDAYAAFQSLKTASELRVTFLRGGQERELVIPIVGDSPSPSAPSPATVAPSPAAAPSSPAAHDAG from the coding sequence ATGAAGCTCCTCAGTGTCCTCGCCCTGGCGCTCGGCATCGCCGCTTCCGCAGCCTGCGCCTCGAGCGGCCCGGCGCCGATGACGCCGGCGTCGCGCGTCGAGCCGACAGCTCACGTCCCGCGGGCGCGTGACCGCCTGTGGCGGCAGGACGTCGTGACCACCGTCGACCGCGGGCTCGGCCAGTTCCTGCAGCACGTGGAGGTGGAGCCGAGCCTGCAGAGCGGGCGCTTCGTCGGGTTTCGCATCACCGCCCTGCAGCCCGCGGAATACTGGACCGGCGTCGACTTGGGGATCGGCGACGTGGTGACGCGCGTGAACGGCCACAGCATCGAGCGGGACAGTGACGCGTACGCTGCGTTCCAATCCCTGAAGACGGCGAGCGAACTCCGGGTCACCTTTTTGCGCGGGGGCCAAGAGCGCGAGCTGGTGATCCCGATCGTGGGCGACTCCCCCAGTCCGAGTGCCCCGAGCCCGGCCACGGTCGCCCCGAGCCCAGCTGCGGCCCCCTCGAGCCCAGCCGCGCACGACGCTGGTTGA
- the tmk gene encoding dTMP kinase, translated as MTLSQRPFQGVFIVLEGIDGAGTTTHAKRLAKTLSKQGRDVRLTCEPTTGPVGGLIRQVLQKRLFVPGSAGPRAFAWSTMALLFAADRLDHLDSFVVPALREGAVVVSDRYDISSLAYQSVTAPEEESAVEWIRKLNARALRPNLTLVLDIPAERAAERRRARGSTEELFEDPVIQRRLVEVYDHAEALVPDDHVVHLSSDRDVDEVATSILEAVIPLLDEKRPRPD; from the coding sequence ATGACTCTCTCCCAGCGTCCCTTCCAAGGTGTGTTCATCGTGCTCGAAGGCATCGATGGCGCCGGCACCACGACCCACGCCAAGCGCTTGGCGAAGACGCTATCCAAGCAGGGACGAGACGTGCGGCTCACGTGCGAACCCACGACCGGACCGGTGGGCGGGTTGATTCGCCAGGTGCTGCAAAAGCGTCTGTTCGTGCCCGGTAGCGCCGGTCCACGCGCATTCGCCTGGTCCACGATGGCGTTGCTGTTTGCCGCTGACCGTCTCGATCACTTGGATTCCTTCGTCGTGCCCGCGCTACGCGAAGGTGCCGTCGTCGTGTCGGATCGCTATGACATTTCCAGCTTGGCCTACCAGTCCGTCACTGCCCCCGAAGAAGAATCGGCGGTGGAGTGGATCCGCAAGCTCAACGCGCGCGCCCTTCGACCCAACCTGACCCTGGTGCTCGACATTCCGGCGGAGCGCGCGGCAGAGCGACGGCGCGCACGCGGCTCCACCGAGGAGCTGTTCGAGGATCCGGTGATTCAGCGCCGCTTGGTCGAAGTCTACGATCATGCCGAGGCGCTGGTTCCCGACGACCACGTCGTGCATCTGTCCAGTGATCGAGACGTGGATGAAGTGGCGACGAGCATCCTGGAGGCAGTGATCCCGCTGCTGGACGAGAAGCGGCCGCGGCCGGATTGA
- the panC gene encoding pantoate--beta-alanine ligase → MTRDSLQIERTARGYRDTCERWRREGRRVALVPTMGALHAGHLALVDEARRHADAVAVSIFVNPTQFGPNEDFSKYPRSFESDVQACRDHGASLVFNPTVEEMYPAGDATRVTVTGLTTHLCGRSRPGHFEGVATVVAKLFCLTGACVAVFGRKDYQQLKVVERLALDLGLPVEVVGHPIVREADGLALSSRNAYLSSEDRARAVAIPRSLSAASRAFATGERSAAALLAPLRQELLGAGLRTDYATLADAECIDPFDESGPVPERCLLAVAAFAGTTRLIDNVVLGQDPPPVP, encoded by the coding sequence GTGACGAGGGATAGCTTGCAGATCGAGCGTACCGCCCGCGGCTATCGCGACACTTGCGAGCGGTGGCGTCGCGAAGGTCGCCGCGTGGCGCTGGTGCCTACCATGGGCGCCTTGCACGCGGGTCACTTGGCGCTGGTCGACGAGGCTCGTCGTCATGCAGACGCAGTTGCGGTGAGCATTTTCGTCAATCCCACGCAGTTCGGCCCGAACGAAGACTTCTCGAAGTATCCGCGCTCGTTCGAGAGCGACGTGCAAGCGTGTCGCGACCACGGCGCGTCGCTCGTCTTCAATCCGACGGTCGAAGAGATGTACCCCGCTGGCGATGCCACGCGCGTCACGGTCACCGGGCTCACGACCCATCTTTGCGGCCGCTCGCGCCCCGGCCACTTCGAAGGTGTGGCTACGGTAGTCGCGAAGCTATTCTGCCTCACGGGGGCGTGCGTGGCGGTGTTCGGTCGCAAGGACTACCAACAGCTCAAGGTCGTGGAGCGCCTCGCACTGGACCTGGGCCTGCCCGTCGAAGTCGTGGGCCACCCCATCGTACGCGAAGCCGACGGCCTGGCGCTGTCCTCGCGCAACGCCTATCTGAGTTCCGAGGATCGCGCCCGCGCCGTTGCCATCCCCCGCAGCTTGTCCGCGGCGTCGCGGGCCTTCGCCACGGGAGAGCGTAGCGCCGCGGCGCTGCTCGCGCCGCTGCGACAGGAGTTACTCGGCGCGGGCCTGCGCACGGACTATGCCACCCTGGCCGACGCGGAGTGCATCGACCCCTTCGACGAGAGCGGCCCCGTTCCCGAGCGTTGCCTGCTGGCGGTGGCTGCGTTTGCCGGCACGACGCGGCTCATCGATAATGTCGTGCTCGGTCAGGATCCCCCGCCCGTTCCATGA
- the panB gene encoding 3-methyl-2-oxobutanoate hydroxymethyltransferase, with translation MAEKVTVPAVVARKGQGPKIAMLTAYDATMARLLDQGGADILLVGDSVGMVVQGLANTLPVTLEEICYHGRAVARAARRAQVVGDMPFMTFQVSPERALDAAGTMLKTGGFEAVKLEGGQTVAEHVRRIVDAGIPVMGHVGLTPQSVHAMGGFRVQGQREDAAARVLADAQALEEAGAYSIVLEGLPADLGRRITESVGVPTIGIGAGPHCDGQVLVCYDFLGMYRDIKPKFVKRFAELGDAIVAATEAYVHEVQGGTFPDAAHSFGMKKADNPGDPTGAKAVVRSAPPGYGPASDEG, from the coding sequence ATGGCCGAAAAAGTCACTGTTCCGGCGGTTGTCGCCCGCAAGGGTCAGGGGCCGAAGATCGCCATGCTCACCGCCTATGACGCGACCATGGCGCGGCTGCTCGATCAGGGTGGCGCCGATATCCTGCTCGTCGGCGACTCCGTGGGCATGGTGGTGCAAGGATTGGCCAACACCTTGCCCGTGACTTTGGAGGAGATCTGCTACCACGGACGCGCGGTGGCGCGCGCTGCGCGCCGCGCTCAAGTGGTGGGGGACATGCCCTTCATGACTTTCCAAGTTTCACCCGAACGTGCGCTCGACGCTGCGGGCACGATGCTCAAGACTGGCGGCTTCGAAGCGGTGAAGCTCGAAGGTGGACAGACCGTCGCCGAACACGTGCGCCGGATCGTGGACGCCGGCATTCCCGTGATGGGTCACGTCGGGCTCACGCCGCAGTCCGTGCACGCCATGGGTGGCTTTCGTGTGCAGGGGCAGCGCGAAGACGCGGCGGCTCGCGTTTTGGCAGACGCGCAGGCCTTGGAAGAAGCCGGCGCGTACTCGATCGTTCTGGAAGGGCTACCCGCAGATTTGGGGCGGCGCATCACGGAGAGCGTCGGCGTCCCGACCATCGGCATCGGTGCCGGTCCGCACTGCGATGGCCAAGTACTGGTCTGCTACGACTTTCTCGGCATGTACCGCGACATCAAGCCCAAGTTCGTCAAGCGCTTCGCGGAGCTCGGGGACGCCATCGTCGCCGCGACGGAAGCCTACGTGCACGAAGTCCAGGGCGGCACCTTTCCAGATGCCGCGCACAGCTTCGGCATGAAGAAGGCGGACAACCCTGGGGATCCGACGGGCGCCAAGGCAGTCGTGCGCTCCGCGCCACCGGGCTATGGTCCGGCGAGTGACGAGGGATAG
- a CDS encoding AAA family ATPase: MTQPAQDAFAARLDHARETSGRLRAAIATVIVGQESVVEQVLWALVAGGHVLLEGAPGLGKTLLVRTLASSLDLRFSRIQFTPDLMPSDVTGTNVLVMDAQGASAGRFELHRGPIFGQVILADEINRATPKTQSALLEAMQEHAVTIAGTRHVLEEPFFVLATENPIEMEGTYPLPEAQLDRFLLKVMVPSPDQEVLTSILSRTTGHMVQAPTAVLHRDDVLALRSLCRDIAIAEPVLAYAARLVTASAPETPSAPDIVRRAIRYGAGVRGGQALVLCAKALALLEGRAQVAFSDIQRVALPVLRHRMIRSFEGEADGVTTDQVIAELVKIVPTRPEAVQQAVQGG, from the coding sequence ATGACCCAGCCAGCCCAAGACGCCTTCGCGGCGCGCCTCGACCACGCAAGAGAGACTAGCGGACGGCTGAGAGCCGCCATTGCGACCGTCATCGTCGGTCAAGAGAGCGTCGTCGAGCAGGTGCTGTGGGCACTGGTCGCGGGGGGTCACGTGCTGTTGGAAGGCGCACCGGGATTGGGCAAGACCCTCTTGGTGCGGACCCTGGCGTCGTCGCTCGACCTGCGCTTTTCGCGCATCCAGTTCACGCCGGATCTCATGCCGAGCGACGTGACGGGAACCAACGTGCTCGTGATGGACGCCCAGGGGGCGAGTGCCGGGCGTTTCGAACTGCACCGCGGTCCCATCTTCGGGCAGGTCATCCTGGCCGACGAGATCAATCGCGCGACGCCGAAGACGCAAAGCGCACTGCTCGAAGCCATGCAGGAGCACGCAGTGACCATCGCGGGCACTCGCCACGTGTTGGAAGAACCGTTCTTCGTGCTGGCGACCGAGAACCCCATCGAGATGGAAGGCACCTACCCGCTGCCCGAAGCACAGCTGGACCGCTTCTTGTTGAAAGTGATGGTCCCCTCCCCCGACCAGGAAGTGCTGACCAGTATTCTCAGTCGAACCACTGGGCACATGGTGCAGGCACCCACCGCGGTGTTGCATCGTGATGACGTCTTGGCACTTCGCAGCTTGTGCCGCGACATTGCCATCGCCGAGCCGGTGCTTGCCTACGCGGCGCGCTTGGTGACGGCCAGCGCGCCTGAAACGCCTAGCGCGCCCGACATCGTCCGTCGCGCCATTCGCTACGGCGCGGGCGTTCGCGGCGGCCAGGCCTTGGTGCTGTGCGCAAAGGCGCTGGCGCTTCTGGAGGGCCGGGCCCAAGTCGCCTTCAGCGACATTCAGCGCGTGGCTCTCCCCGTCTTGCGCCATCGAATGATTCGTAGCTTCGAAGGCGAAGCCGACGGCGTCACGACGGACCAGGTGATCGCCGAGTTGGTGAAGATCGTGCCGACTCGGCCGGAAGCAGTGCAGCAGGCCGTGCAAGGGGGGTGA